TTAACACGCAGGTTAACATATACCTATGATTGGGACGGTTGTTTTCTATAAGACTGTGAGTGGAGAATGTCCGGTTCAGGACTTTCTCGATTCCCTATCCGGGAAGGTAGCGCAGAAAATAGCGTGGGTGCCCCAACTCCTGGAGGATTTGGAAAGAGTACCCTCTGTATTCTTCAAGAAACTGACTGGGACTGAAGAAATATGGGAGTGCCGGATTCAATATGGTTCAAATATTTACCGGATATTCTGTTTTTTTGACAGTCATTCCGTCGTTGTTTTGACTCACGGATTGGTAAAGAAAACGCAAAAAACACCACCACAGGAGATCGAAAGAGCAGAATCCTATAGAAGGGATTATTTGACCAGGAGGAAAAAGTCATGAGTGACCTGAAAAAATATATTGCTGACAGAAATAAGACAGATAAGGAATTCTCCAATGGGTTTGATGAAGGATACGAACAGTTCAAAATTGGGATAGTTCTCCGTCAGGCGAGAGAAACTGCAGGGTTGACCCAGGAGGAGCTCGCACTTCGTCTCAAGACGAAAAAAACGGCTATTTCAAGAATTGAAAACCACGCGGAGGATATTAAGCTGTCAACTTTAGATCGGGTTGCGAAAGCACTGGGGAGACGATTAGAGGTCCATATCGCATAGCAATTTATACAACTTACGAATGGTAGGTGTGTCCCGGTGTGTCCTTTACCTCTGAAATGGGTGTAAAACGGTTGTACACGGTTACACTCGGGGACACACAAACTTTAATGAAAGCGAATAGTTGTAATAAAACAGGCGACTTAGATATCTTTTAAATTCGCCTCTCACGCCGGTAGCAGGGGTTCAAATCCCCTTGGGACTACCAATAATAAAAACAGGGACATAGATAGAAATCTCGGTCCCTTTTTTATTGGCTGAAAATCAAATCCCAATCCTATTTCCAACCTTGGCAACTGAAATTTTGTCCATTGGATGTTATGCATCTTCAGAGAATATCAAGTAAACTGTTTTTACATTCAACCTGTTTTATGGTATGCTCGCAACATCAAATAAAGGAGATGTTATGAAAATACGTATTTATATCCTTGCACTGATTATGTTTTTTGTTTGTTTACCCGCCGTCAATGCCCAGGAATATGGTCGGATCCGCGCTCTGCAACAGAGAGCAGTTGCTGTAATCAAACAAAAGAATGATTTTGTTTCTAACGTGCTGACATCTTACAAGATCCCCCATGAACGTAATGTTGAGGGCGCCGTCGTGCGTATCCATAAAGACAACCAGTGGCTGGATGTGACCAGCATCGAAATTGTTCCCTTGCTCAAAGAAGCAGCCGGCGAACGCCAGCAAGTTGCCGCTCATCAACTCTTGTTTTATACCTCCGGGGGGATACTGGAGTTGGTTACGGAAGTGATAATACGTTGATCCGATGAATCTTATTTTCTGGAACTCTTCCCGCCCCGGATCTTGCCGGCTACAGCCAGAACTGTGTTAACATAAACGGTGCTGTTGTTGTATGCAAAGACGGCCTGCCGCTTACCCTCTCTATCTATGTTGCATTTCCAGCCATGCTTGTTAAGGTAATTGGCTATGCTGTAAATGGCGTCCTTGGTGACAAAAGGATCAACCCGTCCGTCCTTATCGGCATCCACACCATAGGAAGACAGATTTGAGGGCATGAACTGGCACAGACCGATGGCCCCATAAATTGAGCCGCGGATACCGAGGGGATCAACGCCTCTGTCACCGGCGTAGTTAAGCAGGGCTTTTAGTTCATTATAGGCCCAATCGGCTTTCTGACGGCACATAGTCCGGGCATAATCCTCATCAACGGGGCTCAGGGTGCGATTGAGATAAGGTTTGATGGTTTCCAGGTCCGCGCAGGAGGCCATACTGGCCAGTCTGTTGAAGACGATGGACCGGCCTGTATTGTTGCCCAGCCGCGTCTCTACGAGCAAAATAGATACGATGACTTCTGC
The window above is part of the Deltaproteobacteria bacterium genome. Proteins encoded here:
- a CDS encoding type II toxin-antitoxin system RelE/ParE family toxin, producing the protein MGTVVFYKTVSGECPVQDFLDSLSGKVAQKIAWVPQLLEDLERVPSVFFKKLTGTEEIWECRIQYGSNIYRIFCFFDSHSVVVLTHGLVKKTQKTPPQEIERAESYRRDYLTRRKKS
- a CDS encoding helix-turn-helix transcriptional regulator; this encodes MSDLKKYIADRNKTDKEFSNGFDEGYEQFKIGIVLRQARETAGLTQEELALRLKTKKTAISRIENHAEDIKLSTLDRVAKALGRRLEVHIA
- a CDS encoding lytic murein transglycosylase, which gives rise to MGAPDAYLLPAANKTDASIPPWCFLVVFLAVFLAFTPVACASWRPLTERLLADGFDEQRLSILFSRPEVKFEPTVMAGKIAVLVRNHQERPSVSGPLDHNDVHKGFLKFRTITKARSYMLENRKILKEVSAGYCVPAEVIVSILLVETRLGNNTGRSIVFNRLASMASCADLETIKPYLNRTLSPVDEDYARTMCRQKADWAYNELKALLNYAGDRGVDPLGIRGSIYGAIGLCQFMPSNLSSYGVDADKDGRVDPFVTKDAIYSIANYLNKHGWKCNIDREGKRQAVFAYNNSTVYVNTVLAVAGKIRGGKSSRK